atgatgttttatttaaaatattgcactTGCTAACgttatttgtttaatgtctttattgtGCGTAActacataaaacatgttttcttccATTTAGGTCAAAACTCTAGCTGCGGAGCACATTTTTCGGTCGGCAAAGGAGATTGTTGAAAGTGTGAAGCTTGCTGCCGACCAGGTTGAAAATATTCAGTCTGACTCGTGTACGTTTGATAGCTGGGCAAGGAAGGCCAATCGACATCGAAAGAAATTCCGACCCGATGATCCCAAAGACCTGCAGTTTGATGTATGTATAACTTACACGTGTTCTATTTAGACTTGAGGAAACTCCTGAAAAAGTTACACAATTGGTTCATAAACCATGGTTATAATGTGTTTAGTGCTACTCCTTTCTTCTTTCCTACCTTatgaacaatgtatttaatatttacaggTTGATGTAGAGTACTTGTGCTCGGTAGACTCGGATGCAGAAACGTTTTTCCAAGCGTCAGTCCGTGTCAACGAACAGCGGCATCTGATTTTTGCAACGCCAGCTCAAGTTCATCAGCTGGCCCAGGCGAAAACATGGTACGTCGATGGAACATTTAAAATCATGGCGCCTCCTTTTGTGCAACTGTTTGGACTCCATGCATTCGTCAGATCGGGAGAGACAATGACCCAAGTACCACTGGCGTTTGTTTTGATGTCGCGAAGACAAACAATCGATTATTTAGGGGTAAGTGTtatattggtattggtatttatacttttgtacatttattttaatgtattcatGGTAAAATACAACACGTATACAATGTGggcaagttttaaaaaaattaacattttcgCTGGGAGAGTCACATTCATAAGCCTTTATATACCAACAAAGatttaaagatatttatttaccgTATCTGTTGCAAAgttatgttagtgttttaagtaTTCACTCACGATATtgactaattaatatttttcattcatagGTATTCAACAGTCTTCTAGAAAAAATGCAACAACAGCCACAAGTGAGACGTGTCGTGTCTGATTTTGAAGCGGCTACCTGGGCTGCGATACGCGCCGTACTACCACATGTTGAATTGAAAGTATGTTAACTAtttagtattataattataattttactgTCATCATTTTAcgatttgtttacattttaaatttttttaaattttataatgtttgttttttgggtttttatttatatatatttcacattttTGTTTGACGTTTTTCTTTTTAGGGGTGCTTATTTCACTGGACCCAGGCGGTTTTCAAAAGGATCAGACAAGAAGGACTGGAAAAATCGTACCATGACAAGGGACGCACATACGTATTCCTGAAACAAGTTCTGTCTCTGCCTTATTTGCCAGCTGAGGATATTGAGGAGCAGTTCGAGCGACTTTGCGCTGTTCCGGAAATCCCGCCAAAGGTGGAGAACGTTCTTGCATACATGAAAAGAACATGGTTCAGAAGTAGCGTATGGAAGGTGGAGAATTGGTCCATTTTTGGATTGCCAGTAAGTACATGTTTagtattgttgttgtgttgtccATGactaatttgttatatatttagttatttttattagtagtggtggtagtagtagcagtagtagtagtttttattattatatctacaTGGTGTGCTTTTTCACATTCAGATTCGAACTAACAACAACACAGAAGGCTGGCATCGGAGAATCAACGCAAGGGCTACCAGAGATGGAATCCAGTTTTACTTGTTGGTTCCTCTCCTTCTACGCGAAGCGAAGTTAGTCAAAATGACGATGGAGCGAGTTAGCGACGGACGGCTTGGACGTCTACAGAGATCCAAGCAGAGGACGAGGCAGGGGGAAGTTTTCCAAATATGGACACAATACCATGATGGTGAAATTTCTGCCAAACACCTTCTTCGAGCTATTGGACATTTGTTGTAGCATAGGCTGAAACGCAATGTCATATGTTATgactgataatttaaattaaattgaaatgaaaagacatggttttttgctttgtttgtttgtttattcaaaatgttattattaatattgttaccTTGCTATTATATGAAGTTTACCTATT
This DNA window, taken from Gigantopelta aegis isolate Gae_Host chromosome 4, Gae_host_genome, whole genome shotgun sequence, encodes the following:
- the LOC121369831 gene encoding uncharacterized protein LOC121369831, producing the protein MGIPGCRRSVLWTFRPQTIRPPYISSTYISSTGISRDIYRAAVKNGTEIDWKCEICVCTTSDTLSPPPPSFSLPQATPVLRLPPPPGFSLLPPPPGFSLPPPPPPTTSSAPQPPRPLVQSHSENTSSRSQIDVGTFAVQLDQWSITGEPRAESTRLSFECNASQTIDISAVLPEVPVLPTRPNISSYALQEESLVETRPMEISETENYTPEFVVVDQGTDRGKPKLIETIGYAYTRKKVNGDRINWTCSVRGTHNWCKATVNQNGNIFSRGKVEHNHQAKLGLLHRTEENKQVKTLAAEHIFRSAKEIVESVKLAADQVENIQSDSCTFDSWARKANRHRKKFRPDDPKDLQFDVDVEYLCSVDSDAETFFQASVRVNEQRHLIFATPAQVHQLAQAKTWYVDGTFKIMAPPFVQLFGLHAFVRSGETMTQVPLAFVLMSRRQTIDYLGVFNSLLEKMQQQPQVRRVVSDFEAATWAAIRAVLPHVELKGCLFHWTQAVFKRIRQEGLEKSYHDKGRTYVFLKQVLSLPYLPAEDIEEQFERLCAVPEIPPKVENVLAYMKRTWFRSSVWKVENWSIFGLPIRTNNNTEGWHRRINARATRDGIQFYLLVPLLLREAKLVKMTMERVSDGRLGRLQRSKQRTRQGEVFQIWTQYHDGEISAKHLLRAIGHLL